The Thermomicrobiales bacterium genome includes a region encoding these proteins:
- a CDS encoding sulfotransferase: MLAFILLASRLGRPVAAADAAKCTRYDMAELAFEPDQYLGWHSKDRRLFLYAWQAFSEQGQIGSHWHVDRDNVVLFSGLPIPLDAPWTPGIGWAEQLAERIAASDAPTVAAELGGAFDLLHLRPDGTSIVINDLLGGAPIYSDASQELLVISNRANLVASVWEQPGANSVRDWRGPAWPVFAGKVFGSDTGLKDVAAHAPGEWWELGWKKRPVLHSRTLPASPLQTKADAIDQIESSLRRSLRACASLPFQRVSLELDGGAASRLLLGVAAAEGLLDRVALTTTGEPDEPGVQIAAELADRVGRPLLLESRLIEDPGEFEQQARIHSFQTSGVGSLWDLAGRLASVDHLRIESATAGFLAPRSTDSSIEAAGGVSVRRDEQSAPFDPQSILRQPIVSFYANRLASQYAREVDTLAGPISVAAGIRAIAAAVETSPVACAWPFLDPAIWSALASLDDVELASRTIATTILRRIAPELVDIPVCDDLTKHDGRVAGFPSLLPVFEDYLLDPTNPMQDLVDSEGVAALLADPNRPVESVRTLYDLLSVAIWLGQDEQELRIHRADEMDLRGVFSPLDYREPVLLGDESLLPAPDVSVRHRATDQLLDNLIKLDKVGHHLRPDARILGVIPYYEAEEYLEAAIDSLVRQSRPLHGIVVIDDCSSTPPTRTLEKFPGVTLLRSDENSGPYRMIQEVISNTGYDAYLFQDADDWAADNRLEILLDLATRTGKELIGSQGHRLIVDEGEVVLYQHPLNPELTFQNTPKSKPVHHPTSLVTRDLIMRSGGFANALPYSGDTEFLRRAATIGPIANTAEFIYVYRTRSDSLTGSEETGVHTAVRRELWAIQHPRAQWIAERANAGLGPVLAPMAVTSPPTLTHLSGPALLGIDGRAWPHEVEAGIGLEPPAKRSASRRRTTPQPPHPVFVIGPPRSGASILALAIAQLPSFKLSLDPTWLTNLSTALHLAFTSVEESDTINDLEIRRVDTEQFAAHFGVAAHDLILRGIDPNVAAPLDDEYLSQMRTAVKPTQTRIVAEGEKLAQHGFDLYRLFPHAKFIHVLRDPDEVVAAHQKDKRMLYRSRFVYMDEERAYDRWIESVQAARDLEIALGAERVMRVDRAALLSEPEPILRQVLRFIDEPYDPVVLRPFV; this comes from the coding sequence ATGCTGGCTTTCATCCTGCTTGCGAGCCGCCTTGGGCGCCCTGTGGCGGCGGCCGACGCCGCCAAGTGCACCCGGTACGACATGGCAGAGCTCGCGTTCGAGCCCGACCAGTATCTCGGCTGGCATAGCAAAGACCGGCGGCTGTTTCTCTACGCCTGGCAGGCGTTCTCCGAGCAAGGGCAAATCGGTTCCCACTGGCATGTCGACCGGGACAATGTGGTGTTGTTCAGCGGATTGCCAATACCGCTCGACGCGCCGTGGACTCCCGGCATTGGATGGGCCGAACAACTGGCCGAACGCATCGCCGCGTCGGACGCTCCCACAGTCGCAGCGGAACTCGGCGGAGCGTTCGATCTGCTGCACCTTCGTCCCGACGGCACGAGCATTGTCATCAACGACCTGCTCGGTGGCGCTCCCATCTATTCCGATGCGTCTCAGGAACTCCTGGTTATCAGCAACCGGGCAAACCTGGTCGCGTCCGTTTGGGAGCAACCCGGCGCCAACTCAGTGCGCGATTGGCGCGGTCCCGCCTGGCCGGTCTTTGCCGGCAAGGTGTTTGGCAGCGATACGGGCTTGAAGGACGTTGCCGCGCATGCCCCGGGAGAATGGTGGGAGCTCGGATGGAAGAAGCGCCCCGTGCTTCACAGCCGAACGCTTCCGGCCTCTCCATTGCAGACCAAGGCAGACGCCATCGACCAAATCGAAAGTTCGTTGCGGCGCTCGCTGCGGGCCTGCGCATCGCTCCCATTTCAGCGGGTATCGCTGGAACTCGATGGTGGCGCTGCCAGCCGACTGCTTCTGGGCGTTGCCGCGGCGGAAGGCTTGCTCGACCGCGTGGCGCTGACCACCACCGGCGAGCCTGACGAACCAGGTGTGCAGATTGCCGCAGAGCTGGCTGACCGGGTTGGGCGCCCATTGTTGCTGGAATCCCGTCTGATCGAGGACCCGGGCGAGTTCGAACAACAAGCCCGCATTCATTCGTTTCAGACCAGCGGCGTTGGCAGTCTTTGGGATCTGGCCGGTCGGCTTGCGTCGGTCGATCACCTACGGATCGAATCAGCCACGGCCGGGTTCCTCGCCCCTCGATCGACCGACTCGTCTATCGAAGCTGCCGGTGGCGTTTCGGTGCGCCGCGATGAGCAGTCTGCACCCTTCGACCCGCAGTCCATTCTGCGCCAACCGATCGTGTCGTTCTACGCCAACAGGTTGGCCTCGCAGTACGCTCGGGAGGTTGATACGCTCGCCGGTCCGATTTCGGTGGCTGCCGGCATACGCGCGATAGCGGCGGCAGTCGAAACCTCTCCCGTCGCGTGCGCGTGGCCGTTTCTGGACCCAGCCATCTGGAGTGCTCTCGCTTCCCTGGATGACGTCGAACTGGCGTCCCGAACGATCGCAACCACCATCTTGCGACGAATCGCGCCGGAACTCGTCGATATACCCGTTTGCGACGACTTGACCAAACACGATGGCCGGGTGGCTGGATTCCCATCACTGCTGCCGGTGTTCGAGGACTACCTCCTCGACCCAACGAACCCCATGCAAGACCTGGTCGACTCTGAAGGCGTTGCCGCTTTGCTCGCCGATCCAAACCGTCCTGTCGAATCGGTGCGCACGCTCTATGACCTGCTCTCGGTCGCTATTTGGCTTGGGCAAGACGAGCAGGAACTCCGAATCCATCGCGCTGACGAAATGGATCTGCGTGGCGTATTCAGCCCGCTCGACTATCGCGAGCCTGTGCTGCTCGGAGACGAGTCGCTTCTGCCCGCACCAGATGTATCGGTTCGCCATCGCGCCACCGACCAACTGCTGGACAACCTCATCAAGCTCGACAAGGTTGGACATCACCTGCGGCCGGACGCCCGCATCCTTGGCGTCATTCCCTACTACGAAGCCGAAGAGTACCTGGAAGCGGCCATCGACTCGTTGGTCCGCCAGTCACGCCCCTTGCACGGTATCGTGGTCATCGACGATTGCTCGTCTACCCCGCCAACACGAACACTCGAGAAGTTCCCGGGCGTCACCCTGCTACGGTCCGATGAGAACTCTGGCCCCTATCGCATGATTCAGGAGGTCATTTCCAACACCGGCTACGATGCCTACCTCTTCCAGGATGCCGACGATTGGGCGGCCGACAACCGGCTGGAGATCTTGCTCGATCTGGCAACCCGGACTGGCAAAGAGCTCATCGGCAGCCAGGGACATCGGCTTATCGTGGACGAGGGAGAGGTCGTTCTCTACCAGCATCCGCTCAACCCCGAGCTCACATTCCAGAACACGCCCAAGAGCAAACCGGTGCACCATCCGACGTCGTTGGTCACGCGTGATCTCATCATGCGCTCAGGCGGCTTTGCGAACGCGCTGCCGTATTCGGGCGATACCGAGTTCCTGCGCCGCGCGGCCACCATCGGGCCAATCGCAAACACCGCCGAGTTCATTTATGTCTATCGCACACGGTCGGATTCTCTGACCGGTTCAGAAGAAACTGGTGTGCACACTGCCGTGCGCCGCGAGCTCTGGGCGATCCAACACCCGCGCGCGCAGTGGATCGCCGAGCGCGCCAACGCCGGACTCGGTCCGGTGCTTGCCCCAATGGCGGTCACGTCGCCGCCGACGTTGACTCACCTGTCAGGACCGGCGTTGCTGGGTATCGATGGGCGCGCCTGGCCACACGAGGTCGAAGCCGGCATCGGTCTCGAGCCTCCCGCCAAACGATCTGCGAGCCGCCGACGGACCACGCCGCAGCCGCCGCATCCTGTGTTCGTCATTGGGCCGCCTCGATCTGGCGCGAGCATCCTGGCGCTGGCAATTGCACAACTACCCAGTTTCAAACTCAGCCTCGACCCCACCTGGTTGACGAACCTCTCGACGGCACTGCACCTGGCCTTTACCTCGGTGGAAGAAAGCGACACGATCAACGATCTCGAGATCAGACGAGTCGATACCGAACAGTTCGCGGCGCACTTCGGAGTGGCCGCCCACGATCTCATCTTGCGAGGGATCGATCCGAACGTTGCCGCGCCCCTCGATGACGAGTACCTGAGTCAGATGCGCACCGCTGTGAAACCCACCCAAACCCGCATCGTTGCCGAAGGGGAAAAGCTTGCTCAGCACGGCTTCGATCTCTATCGGCTCTTCCCGCACGCGAAGTTCATTCATGTGCTGCGCGACCCCGATGAGGTCGTCGCTGCGCACCAGAAGGACAAGCGCATGCTCTATCGATCACGTTTCGTGTACATGGACGAGGAGCGCGCTTACGATCGCTGGATAGAATCGGTGCAGGCAGCCCGCGACCTCGAGATTGCGCTTGGCGCTGAACGGGTTATGCGCGTCGACCGAGCCGCTCTGCTCTCCGAGCCAGAACCAATCCTGCGCCAGGTGCTGCGCTTCATCGACGAGCCATACGACCCGGTTGTCCTGCGTCCGTTCGTTTAG
- a CDS encoding redox-sensing transcriptional repressor Rex yields MTRSLEPDIPDIVIRRLPLYVRTLRGLQAADTRSVSSDQLAELIGVTAAQIRRDLSYFGKFGKQGKGYDVAHLEQAISHILQLDKKWDVALAGFGSLGHAIAHYRGFVPSSFHIAAIFDRNPDQIGVLVGGVSVKSDQRIAEEIHRLGIKIGIIAVPSASAQEVADAMVDGGVQAILNYAPTVIKTPDAVQVREIDPIWAMQSMTYYLDGSRYGSRD; encoded by the coding sequence GTGACTCGCTCGCTCGAACCAGACATTCCCGATATCGTGATTCGCCGGCTGCCACTCTACGTGCGCACCCTGCGAGGGCTGCAAGCAGCTGATACACGCTCCGTTTCGTCTGATCAACTTGCCGAACTCATTGGCGTAACCGCCGCACAGATCCGGCGGGATCTCTCCTATTTCGGCAAGTTCGGCAAGCAGGGCAAGGGGTACGATGTCGCCCATCTTGAGCAAGCGATATCGCACATCCTGCAACTCGATAAGAAATGGGATGTGGCGCTCGCAGGCTTCGGCAGCCTAGGACACGCCATCGCCCACTACCGCGGCTTCGTACCCTCTTCGTTCCACATCGCCGCCATTTTCGATCGCAATCCCGATCAGATCGGTGTATTGGTCGGCGGCGTCTCCGTCAAGAGCGACCAGCGTATCGCCGAAGAAATCCACCGCCTCGGCATCAAGATCGGCATCATCGCCGTGCCGTCCGCGAGCGCCCAGGAAGTGGCCGACGCCATGGTCGATGGGGGCGTGCAAGCGATCCTCAACTACGCCCCGACCGTCATCAAGACCCCCGACGCTGTCCAGGTGCGCGAAATCGACCCCATCTGGGCTATGCAATCGATGACGTACTATCTGGACGGCTCGAGGTACGGGTCCAGGGACTAG
- a CDS encoding SDR family NAD(P)-dependent oxidoreductase, whose product MTGRLAGKSSVITGAAFGIGKATARVFADEGARLVLTDIQPEPLEAVAAGLRERGAEVVTIVGDVSKEDDTRAMIKAAVDAFGRVDCVVANAGIIPLDDVLHTTVEDWDEVMRIDGRGMFLTCKFAIEQMLKTGGGSIVCLSSISGEAGQKRQAAYGPAKYVASGLTKHLAIEWADKGIRVNAVAPGTINTDRVQQLEFEEGGPEYLAAIRVLHPMGRIGDPSEVGKAIAFLASDDASFITGVVLPVDGGYLAQ is encoded by the coding sequence ATGACAGGGAGACTGGCGGGGAAATCGAGCGTCATCACCGGAGCCGCGTTCGGCATCGGGAAGGCCACCGCGCGGGTGTTTGCCGACGAAGGCGCGCGCCTCGTGCTGACCGATATTCAGCCGGAACCGCTGGAGGCCGTCGCGGCTGGCCTGCGTGAACGAGGCGCCGAGGTCGTGACGATCGTGGGGGATGTTTCGAAGGAAGACGACACCCGCGCCATGATCAAGGCCGCAGTGGATGCCTTTGGGCGGGTCGACTGCGTTGTCGCCAACGCAGGCATCATTCCGCTCGACGATGTGCTGCACACGACGGTCGAGGATTGGGACGAGGTGATGCGGATCGACGGGCGCGGCATGTTTCTGACCTGCAAGTTCGCCATCGAGCAGATGTTGAAGACGGGGGGCGGTTCGATCGTCTGCCTGTCGTCGATTTCGGGAGAAGCGGGGCAAAAGCGGCAGGCGGCGTATGGGCCGGCCAAATACGTTGCCAGCGGGTTGACCAAGCACCTGGCGATCGAATGGGCGGACAAGGGGATCCGGGTCAATGCTGTCGCGCCGGGGACGATCAACACCGACCGGGTGCAGCAGCTCGAGTTCGAGGAAGGCGGACCGGAATACCTCGCGGCCATTCGCGTTCTTCACCCCATGGGCCGCATTGGCGATCCATCGGAAGTCGGCAAGGCGATCGCTTTCCTGGCCTCAGATGACGCTTCGTTCATCACAGGCGTGGTCTTGCCGGTGGATGGGGGATATCTGGCGCAGTAG
- a CDS encoding SH3 domain-containing protein, giving the protein MPASEVNLGDGSYRVTASVFAEGTDGQVGTQASSGHWIQPNDNLVALPACTESSCPWVPVGTGVEGAYGPQTECAEADGLCWVEIVSETTGECTVAPVHDRGPLFVRDNWWAPQSLREYNVPQGIPAAEYARDGANLGYGAGISDVGYDIRNVYTYAAGIDLAGGTWQALGLPTSAGITTVTVTMLWQAGITHDEACGNAPEPEPTAVPTTPPTTGGNATVIDGALNLRSSPSYSASVVTVMPGNSRVTVTGGSQNGFYPVTYSGTAGWALGTYLDIDAGEDPGSDDDPPPTGETATVIDGDLNLRSSASTSGSVLAVMPDGATVSLTGQSSNGFLSVSYQGTAGWAYAIYLSTDAETPPSSGVPATVIDGSLNLRSSASTSAGIVAVMPDGASVTLSGVTSNGFSQVTYNGQSGWAYSIYLSTGNDGGAGNGTFATVFDGTLNLRSGAGTGYSVLLVLPDGARVELTGSASNGFSQVIYQGTTGWASSQWLTTSGSSGTTATVIDGSLNLRSSASTGGSVLAVMPDGATVTLLGQSSNGFAKVRYNGIEGWAYALYLD; this is encoded by the coding sequence GTGCCAGCGTCCGAGGTCAATCTCGGCGACGGAAGCTATCGCGTCACCGCATCTGTCTTTGCCGAAGGCACTGACGGACAGGTTGGCACCCAGGCATCCAGCGGACATTGGATCCAGCCGAACGACAATCTGGTCGCGCTGCCTGCGTGCACCGAGTCGTCCTGCCCGTGGGTGCCAGTCGGCACCGGGGTCGAGGGCGCCTATGGCCCGCAAACCGAGTGCGCCGAGGCCGACGGTCTCTGCTGGGTCGAGATCGTCAGCGAAACCACCGGCGAATGCACCGTTGCTCCAGTGCATGACCGCGGACCGCTCTTCGTTCGCGACAACTGGTGGGCGCCGCAAAGCCTGCGCGAATACAACGTGCCCCAGGGCATCCCGGCCGCCGAATATGCCCGCGACGGCGCGAACCTCGGGTATGGCGCGGGTATCAGCGATGTGGGCTATGACATCCGCAATGTCTACACCTACGCCGCCGGAATCGACCTGGCCGGGGGTACCTGGCAAGCGCTTGGATTGCCAACCTCCGCGGGCATCACCACCGTCACTGTGACCATGCTCTGGCAAGCCGGCATCACGCACGATGAAGCCTGCGGCAACGCCCCCGAACCGGAACCCACCGCTGTTCCCACCACGCCGCCCACGACTGGCGGCAACGCGACCGTCATCGACGGCGCCCTCAATCTGCGCTCGAGCCCCTCCTACTCGGCTTCCGTCGTGACCGTCATGCCCGGAAACAGCCGGGTGACGGTCACTGGCGGGAGCCAGAACGGTTTCTACCCCGTCACCTACAGCGGCACTGCAGGCTGGGCGCTGGGAACGTATCTCGACATCGACGCCGGCGAGGACCCAGGTAGCGACGACGACCCGCCTCCCACCGGAGAGACCGCGACCGTGATCGACGGAGACCTCAATTTGCGCTCCTCCGCCAGCACCAGCGGCAGTGTGCTTGCCGTGATGCCCGATGGCGCCACCGTTTCGCTGACCGGGCAGAGTAGCAATGGATTCCTCTCGGTCTCCTATCAAGGAACCGCTGGCTGGGCCTACGCGATCTATTTGAGCACCGATGCCGAAACCCCGCCCAGCAGCGGCGTGCCCGCCACCGTGATCGACGGATCGCTCAACCTCCGTTCGTCCGCCAGCACTTCCGCAGGGATCGTGGCCGTGATGCCGGATGGCGCATCCGTGACCCTCAGCGGTGTCACCAGCAATGGGTTCAGCCAGGTGACGTACAACGGGCAATCCGGCTGGGCATATTCGATCTACTTGAGCACCGGAAACGACGGCGGTGCTGGCAACGGAACCTTCGCCACCGTGTTCGATGGCACGCTCAACCTGCGCTCCGGCGCGGGAACCGGGTACAGCGTGCTGCTCGTCCTGCCCGATGGCGCCCGTGTGGAGCTCACTGGATCGGCCAGCAACGGGTTTTCCCAGGTGATCTACCAGGGAACGACCGGCTGGGCCTCCAGCCAGTGGCTGACGACCAGCGGCTCGTCCGGAACGACGGCGACCGTCATCGACGGATCGCTGAATCTCCGCTCCAGCGCCTCGACCGGTGGCAGCGTGCTGGCCGTCATGCCCGATGGCGCAACCGTGACGCTGCTTGGGCAGTCGTCCAATGGGTTTGCCAAGGTGCGCTACAACGGCATCGAAGGCTGGGCGTACGCGCTCTATCTCGACTGA
- the guaA gene encoding glutamine-hydrolyzing GMP synthase, producing the protein MTIQPTESTHPKTVVVLDFGSQYSQLITRRVREAGVYSELVQFDAPWSEVAPLEPAGIILSGGPASVYEPGAPALPKWLWEAELPVLGICYGMQLLANELGGKVIGADKREYGPATIEVNSDSPLFAGMPSSIDVWMSHGDHVEAIPPGFEVIGESSRLPFAAMVKGNVAGIQFHPEVVHTPLGQQVIANFLTQMCGLSLDWSSDSFVESAVQEIRATVGDKRVLLGLSGGVDSSVAAALIYKAIGDQLTPVFVNNGLLRQGEADLVQEVFARHFGMPLVYVDATNNFLDRLEGVTDPEEKRKTIGDEFVRVFEREARKAGPFDFLAQGTLYPDVIESTTADTKAAVKIKTHHNVGGLPADMQFQLLEPLKFLFKDEVRKVGKALGLPDEIVWRQPFPGPGLAVRLLGEVTEPWLDVLRQADAIVREEIEAAGLAQDIWQYFAVLLPVNTVGVMGDYRTYARVCAIRAVASQDAMTADWARIPYDVLAQMSNRIVNEVRGINRVVYDISSKPPSTIEWE; encoded by the coding sequence TTGACCATCCAGCCCACCGAATCCACCCACCCCAAGACCGTCGTCGTGCTCGATTTCGGCTCGCAATACAGCCAGCTCATCACCCGCAGGGTGCGCGAGGCCGGCGTTTACAGCGAGCTGGTCCAGTTCGATGCCCCCTGGAGCGAGGTCGCCCCGCTCGAACCCGCCGGCATCATCCTCTCCGGCGGTCCGGCCAGCGTCTACGAACCCGGCGCGCCCGCGCTGCCGAAATGGCTTTGGGAAGCGGAACTGCCAGTGCTCGGCATCTGTTACGGCATGCAGCTGCTGGCCAACGAACTGGGCGGCAAGGTCATCGGCGCGGACAAACGCGAATACGGTCCCGCCACCATCGAGGTGAACAGCGATTCACCCCTCTTCGCGGGAATGCCGTCCTCGATCGATGTCTGGATGAGCCACGGCGATCATGTCGAAGCCATCCCGCCCGGCTTCGAGGTCATCGGCGAAAGCAGCCGCCTCCCCTTCGCCGCCATGGTCAAGGGGAACGTCGCCGGCATCCAGTTCCATCCCGAGGTGGTCCACACCCCCCTCGGCCAGCAGGTGATCGCCAACTTCCTGACCCAGATGTGCGGTCTCTCGCTCGACTGGAGCAGCGATTCCTTCGTCGAAAGCGCGGTGCAGGAGATCCGCGCCACCGTCGGCGACAAGCGCGTGCTGCTCGGTCTCAGCGGCGGCGTCGATTCCTCGGTCGCGGCCGCCCTCATCTATAAAGCGATCGGCGACCAGCTCACCCCCGTCTTCGTCAACAACGGGCTCCTCCGCCAGGGCGAGGCGGACCTGGTGCAAGAGGTCTTCGCGCGCCACTTCGGCATGCCGCTCGTCTATGTCGATGCCACCAACAACTTCCTCGACCGGCTGGAAGGCGTCACCGACCCCGAGGAGAAACGCAAGACCATCGGCGACGAGTTCGTGCGCGTCTTCGAGCGGGAAGCCCGGAAGGCCGGTCCCTTCGATTTCCTCGCCCAGGGCACCCTCTACCCGGACGTGATCGAAAGCACCACCGCCGACACCAAGGCCGCGGTCAAGATCAAAACGCACCACAACGTCGGCGGTCTCCCGGCCGATATGCAGTTCCAGTTGCTGGAGCCGCTCAAATTCCTCTTCAAGGATGAGGTGCGCAAGGTCGGCAAAGCGCTCGGCCTACCGGACGAAATCGTCTGGCGGCAACCCTTCCCAGGTCCCGGCCTGGCGGTTCGCTTGCTCGGTGAAGTCACCGAACCCTGGCTCGATGTCCTTCGGCAGGCCGATGCCATCGTCCGCGAAGAGATCGAGGCCGCCGGATTGGCGCAGGACATCTGGCAATACTTCGCCGTCCTCCTCCCGGTCAACACGGTCGGCGTCATGGGCGACTACCGCACCTACGCGCGCGTCTGCGCCATCCGCGCGGTCGCCAGCCAGGACGCCATGACCGCCGATTGGGCCCGCATCCCCTACGATGTGCTCGCCCAGATGAGCAACCGCATCGTCAACGAGGTGCGCGGCATCAACCGCGTCGTCTACGACATCTCCTCCAAACCCCCGTCCACCATCGAGTGGGAGTAG
- the tnpA gene encoding IS200/IS605 family transposase: MSYWRTFYHLVWSTKYREPMLTPERMAMVQQAFRVVAKDMGAYTHAIGGMPDHVHVAVSIPPSIAVAAYVQRLKGSSSRYLTKQITLPGIEGFAWQEHYGVTTFGERSLDAVVGYLERQADHHATDDIWQAFELLPSPQSLRPAARRPEES, from the coding sequence ATGTCGTACTGGCGCACGTTCTATCACCTGGTCTGGAGCACCAAGTATCGGGAACCGATGCTGACCCCGGAGCGGATGGCGATGGTGCAGCAGGCGTTTCGGGTAGTGGCCAAGGATATGGGCGCCTACACCCATGCGATTGGCGGAATGCCAGATCATGTGCACGTCGCCGTCTCGATCCCTCCGTCCATCGCGGTGGCGGCGTACGTGCAACGGTTGAAAGGCTCGTCGAGTCGCTACCTGACCAAGCAGATCACGCTGCCCGGAATCGAGGGCTTCGCGTGGCAGGAGCATTATGGGGTGACCACGTTTGGGGAACGGTCGCTCGACGCAGTGGTTGGCTATCTCGAACGGCAGGCGGACCATCATGCGACAGACGACATCTGGCAGGCATTCGAACTGCTGCCGTCTCCGCAGTCACTACGACCTGCCGCCCGAAGACCTGAGGAGTCTTAG
- a CDS encoding GNAT family protein: MTEVKQSYLVGPAIHLRAVEESDAASEPSWRKSWFPRAQAVSEARIEDDYSTGDKTLVAVRNRDEVIVGSALIWFDGPWAYVDPFAARWLTDAGAEQVLAEILELLLPFLVDEGGIIAALTEVPAGLPAVEAALAKIGAPFCYRQREAMIFRGRRHDKMAYQYANKKSIAVFGEPKFTPEGPVERAVSHPAPKQWPAVVSPPPGAVIVGERLYLRMFTPADGEIMREASLTDTEFAHDPRFPRSAMTMNARFRKSSEAEIPDNITFAIVLRGNDELIGRNELDYLDLVHRSAETGTELFRPEHRGKGYGTEAKHLLLAYAFDVLNLHMVWSNVWEENPRSRAALLKQGYREAGGIPWRGTHHGIPSGDWCFDLLASEWQAARR, encoded by the coding sequence ATGACCGAGGTGAAACAAAGCTATCTGGTCGGTCCGGCGATTCACTTGCGCGCGGTCGAGGAGAGCGATGCCGCCAGCGAACCCTCCTGGCGCAAGAGTTGGTTTCCGCGGGCGCAGGCGGTTTCGGAAGCGAGGATCGAGGACGACTACTCCACCGGCGACAAGACGCTGGTGGCGGTGCGGAACCGGGACGAGGTCATCGTCGGCTCGGCGCTGATCTGGTTCGATGGTCCCTGGGCGTATGTCGATCCGTTCGCGGCCCGCTGGCTTACCGATGCGGGCGCGGAGCAGGTGCTGGCGGAGATCCTCGAGCTGCTGCTGCCGTTCCTGGTCGACGAAGGCGGGATCATCGCCGCGCTGACGGAGGTTCCCGCGGGTCTGCCGGCGGTGGAGGCAGCCCTGGCGAAGATCGGCGCGCCGTTTTGCTATCGCCAGCGTGAGGCCATGATCTTCCGCGGGCGGCGGCACGACAAAATGGCCTACCAGTATGCAAACAAGAAGTCGATCGCGGTCTTCGGCGAGCCGAAATTCACCCCGGAAGGCCCGGTGGAGCGCGCGGTCAGTCATCCGGCGCCGAAGCAGTGGCCCGCGGTCGTGTCGCCGCCACCCGGCGCGGTAATCGTGGGGGAACGGCTCTACCTGCGCATGTTCACCCCGGCCGATGGCGAGATCATGCGCGAGGCGTCGCTGACCGATACCGAATTCGCCCACGATCCGCGCTTCCCGCGGAGCGCCATGACCATGAACGCCCGGTTCCGCAAGAGCTCGGAAGCCGAGATTCCGGACAATATCACCTTTGCCATCGTGCTTCGTGGGAATGACGAGCTGATCGGGCGCAACGAGCTCGACTATCTCGATCTGGTGCATCGATCAGCGGAAACCGGCACTGAGCTTTTCAGACCGGAGCATCGCGGCAAGGGCTACGGCACGGAGGCGAAGCATCTCCTGCTGGCTTATGCGTTCGATGTGCTGAACTTGCACATGGTCTGGTCGAACGTCTGGGAGGAGAACCCGCGCTCGCGCGCCGCCCTGCTCAAGCAGGGGTACCGTGAAGCGGGCGGCATTCCCTGGCGGGGCACGCACCACGGCATCCCCTCGGGCGACTGGTGTTTCGATTTGCTCGCGTCCGAGTGGCAGGCAGCGAGACGCTAG
- a CDS encoding GNAT family protein, translating into MPQPFISRSEGQAFFVGPSLFLRPVEPEDAPSAPRWWPEPWPLPAEVVEEKLKNQLGSDPDAEADAQRMLICRRSDDRPIGSVFFEYDSEYACFLRFTHDPLRTLDQWAAAEAEVMTAFLPWMLEKRNLLKVYTEHTWPTGDHPLVVAAAEQIGMRRCFRLREAGSWRGQRFDWIGYELLDPRWIVTLGMPRGMEEGPVEREVRSPARLGPNGDTGERVEPPVNAIVSGARLSLRPFEPADGKLASRWLLRDTEDVFPNGPDVVNPWVYGQLHVALAKESPPTWARFAIVRNEDDLLLGATGLTHLDLLHGNAETESTIFHPDYRGRGYGTEAKHLLLEYAFERLGLHMVYSWVSELNARSSAALLKQGYREAGYFAWSHLYRGNYLGGRYYDLLAREWRNART; encoded by the coding sequence ATGCCCCAGCCATTCATCAGCCGCAGTGAGGGACAGGCCTTTTTCGTTGGGCCGAGTCTCTTCCTGCGCCCGGTCGAGCCGGAGGATGCGCCGTCCGCGCCGCGGTGGTGGCCCGAGCCCTGGCCGCTGCCGGCTGAGGTTGTGGAGGAGAAGCTCAAGAACCAGCTCGGCAGCGACCCGGACGCCGAGGCCGATGCGCAACGCATGCTCATCTGCCGTCGCAGCGACGATCGTCCCATCGGTTCGGTCTTCTTCGAATATGACAGCGAATACGCCTGCTTTCTGCGCTTCACGCACGATCCGTTGCGCACCCTCGACCAATGGGCGGCAGCCGAAGCCGAGGTGATGACCGCGTTTCTCCCGTGGATGCTGGAGAAGCGGAATCTGCTCAAGGTGTATACCGAGCACACCTGGCCCACTGGCGATCATCCATTGGTCGTGGCCGCGGCAGAGCAGATCGGGATGCGGCGTTGCTTCCGTTTGCGTGAAGCGGGATCGTGGCGCGGGCAGCGGTTCGACTGGATCGGGTACGAATTGCTCGATCCTCGCTGGATCGTCACCCTCGGCATGCCCCGTGGCATGGAAGAGGGCCCGGTCGAACGCGAGGTGCGTTCTCCGGCCCGGCTGGGTCCAAACGGTGACACGGGCGAGCGCGTCGAACCTCCGGTGAACGCCATCGTCTCTGGCGCGCGGCTCTCCCTGCGGCCCTTCGAGCCGGCCGACGGCAAGCTTGCTTCCAGATGGCTTCTACGAGACACCGAAGATGTTTTCCCCAACGGTCCCGATGTGGTCAATCCCTGGGTCTATGGACAGTTGCACGTCGCGCTGGCGAAGGAATCGCCGCCGACGTGGGCGCGCTTCGCCATCGTGCGGAACGAGGACGATTTGCTCCTCGGCGCCACTGGGCTGACGCATCTCGATCTGCTGCACGGCAATGCCGAAACCGAGAGCACCATCTTCCACCCCGACTATCGCGGCCGCGGGTATGGCACGGAAGCCAAACACCTCTTGCTGGAATACGCCTTCGAGCGGCTTGGACTGCACATGGTCTATTCCTGGGTGTCCGAGCTCAATGCCCGTTCGTCCGCCGCCCTGCTGAAGCAGGGCTACCGCGAGGCCGGGTATTTCGCCTGGTCCCATCTCTACCGGGGCAACTACCTCGGCGGCCGCTACTACGACCTGCTGGCGAGGGAGTGGCGGAACGCCCGGACGTAG